Proteins encoded in a region of the Syntrophorhabdaceae bacterium genome:
- a CDS encoding aminopeptidase gives EIFRFCEEYKSFLDRSKTEREAARYIADYLAKNGFSEDCTGEKVFRVNKGKEVVAFRRGEKDPAGGLRIIIAHIDAPRLDLKQNPIYEDVDLALLRTHYYGGIKKYQWVAIPLALHGVVIRADGTTVEITLGESDDDPVFLIDDLLPHLSRKTHDEKKLSEAIEGEKLIILFGNIPLAGAEKDAVKQFVLNIFKDRYGIIEEDFISAELEIVPAFKARDVGIDRSMIGAYGQDDRASAFTLLKAICDNETPQQSCLAIFADKEEVGSEGNTGVQSNFLQLFLYDALVGMDIKADEATIRKMLFNSKALSADVNGAVNPTFQDVHEKQNACYLGRGICISKFTGHLGKVGASDANAEYVGEIRRLFNRAGVIWQTGEMGKIDEGGGGTVAKFLAVYGLDIIDCGAPLLTMHSPYEISSKIDIYESYRAFQVFFKS, from the coding sequence GAGATCTTCCGATTCTGCGAGGAATACAAGTCCTTTCTTGACAGGTCCAAGACAGAAAGGGAGGCCGCCCGGTATATAGCGGATTACCTTGCGAAGAACGGTTTTTCAGAGGATTGTACTGGTGAAAAGGTATTCCGCGTGAACAAAGGAAAAGAAGTGGTCGCCTTTCGCAGGGGAGAGAAAGACCCGGCGGGCGGTCTCAGGATAATCATTGCGCACATCGATGCGCCGAGGCTTGACCTCAAGCAGAACCCCATCTACGAAGACGTTGACCTTGCGCTGCTCCGTACCCATTATTACGGCGGCATCAAAAAATACCAGTGGGTTGCCATACCGCTTGCCCTCCATGGTGTCGTTATAAGGGCTGACGGAACAACAGTGGAAATAACCCTTGGCGAGTCTGACGATGACCCTGTTTTCCTCATCGATGACCTCCTGCCCCATCTGTCGCGGAAGACCCACGATGAGAAGAAGCTGTCAGAGGCCATAGAGGGAGAAAAGCTTATTATTCTGTTCGGGAACATTCCCCTCGCCGGCGCAGAAAAAGACGCCGTAAAGCAGTTCGTGTTGAATATATTTAAGGACAGGTACGGAATCATCGAAGAGGACTTTATCAGCGCAGAGCTTGAGATCGTGCCAGCCTTCAAGGCGCGGGACGTAGGCATCGACAGGAGCATGATCGGGGCCTACGGCCAGGATGACCGGGCATCTGCCTTCACCCTCCTCAAGGCGATCTGCGACAATGAAACGCCGCAGCAGTCCTGCCTTGCGATATTCGCCGACAAGGAAGAGGTTGGGTCTGAGGGGAATACGGGCGTACAATCCAATTTTTTGCAGCTTTTTTTATATGATGCGCTTGTTGGCATGGATATCAAGGCCGATGAGGCCACGATCCGGAAGATGCTGTTTAACTCGAAGGCGTTGTCGGCAGATGTGAACGGCGCGGTAAACCCCACGTTCCAGGACGTCCACGAAAAACAGAACGCGTGCTATCTCGGGCGCGGCATCTGCATCTCGAAATTTACCGGCCATCTCGGCAAGGTCGGGGCAAGCGACGCGAACGCCGAATATGTAGGTGAGATACGCCGCCTCTTTAACCGTGCGGGGGTTATCTGGCAGACCGGAGAGATGGGAAAGATCGATGAAGGGGGAGGCGGAACAGTGGCGAAATTCCTTGCCGTTTACGGTCTGGATATAATAGATTGCGGTGCCCCGCTTCTCACCATGCACTCACCATACGAGATATCGAGTAAGATCGATATCTACGAATCATACCGTGCTTTTCAGGTCTTTTTTAAATCGTAA
- a CDS encoding RluA family pseudouridine synthase: MSNTFHITCEEDGARLDVLLSERLSLTRTKVKDMIEGGHIRIAGKSPKPSLKVKRLMEIEGEIPQEEPLTLVAQAIPLDILYEDEYMLAINKPSDMVVHPSLGHKEGTLVNAVLAYLGRRAESGELRAESGEQRAEGRGTRDGECGAKAEGRGTRDEQGKTTPNTERRTPNAEPAGSAMRPGIVHRLDKGTTGVIIIAKDRKTQEMLSSLFKERSVRKVYRAIVEGIPKENEWNVEGNIGRHPVERKKMAVLKEKGRSSLTGFKVLEKLDGFAYVEAYPKTGRTHQIRVHLAYSGHPIVGDALYGKRAKRLAGRPLLHACTIEFVHPVRKEPVSIEAPVPEDMVEFIRTVGSRE; the protein is encoded by the coding sequence ATGAGTAATACATTCCACATCACGTGCGAAGAAGACGGCGCGCGCCTCGATGTCCTTCTCTCCGAAAGACTTTCTCTGACAAGAACGAAGGTGAAAGACATGATCGAGGGGGGTCATATCCGTATTGCCGGGAAATCCCCGAAACCCTCACTGAAGGTCAAACGTCTTATGGAGATCGAGGGCGAGATACCCCAGGAAGAACCTCTGACACTTGTGGCCCAGGCAATTCCCCTGGATATCCTTTATGAAGATGAGTACATGCTCGCCATTAACAAGCCTTCCGACATGGTCGTCCATCCTTCCCTGGGGCATAAAGAAGGGACACTGGTGAATGCCGTGCTGGCGTATCTTGGGCGGAGAGCTGAGAGCGGAGAGCTGAGAGCGGAGAGCGGAGAGCAGAGGGCAGAGGGCAGAGGGACGAGGGACGGGGAATGTGGAGCGAAGGCAGAGGGACGAGGGACGAGGGACGAGCAAGGCAAGACCACGCCGAACACCGAACGCCGAACACCGAACGCCGAACCGGCAGGTTCGGCAATGCGTCCCGGTATCGTCCACAGGCTCGATAAGGGTACCACAGGGGTCATCATCATTGCGAAAGATAGAAAGACTCAGGAGATGCTTTCAAGCCTTTTCAAGGAACGGAGCGTCAGGAAGGTCTACAGGGCAATCGTTGAGGGTATTCCCAAAGAAAACGAATGGAACGTCGAAGGAAACATCGGCAGGCACCCCGTGGAGCGGAAAAAGATGGCTGTTCTTAAAGAGAAAGGACGATCATCTCTTACAGGATTCAAGGTACTGGAAAAGCTGGACGGGTTTGCCTATGTCGAGGCATACCCGAAGACAGGCAGGACGCACCAGATAAGGGTACACCTCGCGTACTCAGGGCACCCCATAGTCGGCGATGCATTGTATGGAAAAAGGGCAAAAAGGTTAGCAGGAAGGCCCCTCCTCCATGCCTGCACAATTGAATTTGTACACCCCGTCAGGAAGGAACCTGTCTCGATTGAAGCGCCGGTGCCGGAGGATATGGTGGAATTTATAAGAACAGTAGGCAGTAGGGAGTGA
- a CDS encoding ATP-binding protein: MKYRKELFITLLIFLTLGFLVYLETQLPFFTKFLPVGENKLVIIFLNINLLLILLFLFLITRTVIKAYIEKKRGIWGSGLKQKLTSTLLFISIVPSFTLFILATGFFYISMDKWFSQKIEDTIENALNLTQFHYEDIFNRYEKIGASLAGEIRKKKLLNDETALSTYINRSARTYFLDYLSVHKVSGGIIRVRDNLKEDFDERLSKKIKAAIHGNIIREIIPIEEGELVITGTKVLDDSGNMRALLFVGDTIKVHGTQRIKEIATTYKEFKESRAYKKVLKYSFIIPLFLITMITIFFSMWVGIKMAAEITIPIERMKEGASIIAKGKFDINLEERGKDEIGTLVRAFNSMARELQITKDEIEEKRRYIEVILDNVATGIISTDTRGNILLLNRAARAILGIERDQWVGTPLKDILGDDFRDLMKSFLKEVRRADSGSITKEVRLNLRKDVTYIRASLTVLKDEARKAEGFIIAFDDITHIVRAEKLATWREIARKLTHEIKNPLTPIILSAERIRRKLLAQFTGEEKEVLDETTSVIIRSVDDIKGIVNELTKLTHTSQTKTLEDLNTIVEETIGLYRHLYQNVTFQYENEGIPPLRVDRDGIKRALINLITNSVKAIDNSQGTISIQTRYSEEKSAGIIEITDTGKGVPDEDKEKIFDPYFTKDKEGQGLGLAIVHSIILEHHGKIRVEDNTPRGTRFVIELPIIET; the protein is encoded by the coding sequence ATGAAATACAGAAAAGAACTTTTTATCACATTACTCATATTTCTCACCCTCGGTTTTCTTGTCTATCTCGAGACACAACTCCCTTTCTTTACAAAATTCCTCCCCGTCGGGGAGAACAAACTTGTCATCATTTTTCTGAACATCAATCTTTTGCTGATCCTCCTCTTCCTCTTCCTGATTACGAGGACGGTGATCAAGGCCTATATCGAGAAAAAGCGGGGCATCTGGGGATCCGGGCTCAAGCAGAAGCTTACCTCAACGCTGCTCTTTATCTCTATCGTGCCGTCCTTCACACTTTTTATCCTTGCCACCGGTTTTTTCTATATCAGTATGGATAAATGGTTCAGCCAAAAGATAGAAGATACTATAGAAAATGCCCTTAACCTCACACAATTCCATTATGAAGATATTTTTAACCGGTATGAAAAGATCGGCGCATCACTGGCAGGGGAGATAAGAAAAAAGAAACTGCTAAACGATGAAACGGCATTGAGCACATATATCAACAGGAGCGCCAGGACGTACTTTCTCGATTACCTGTCTGTCCACAAGGTATCAGGAGGTATCATCAGGGTCAGGGACAACCTCAAAGAGGACTTTGACGAACGGCTGTCGAAGAAGATCAAGGCGGCGATCCATGGCAATATCATACGGGAGATCATCCCCATCGAGGAGGGGGAGCTGGTCATTACCGGCACAAAGGTCCTCGATGATTCCGGAAATATGCGCGCGCTTTTGTTCGTCGGCGACACCATCAAGGTCCACGGAACGCAACGGATCAAGGAGATTGCCACAACCTACAAGGAATTTAAAGAATCGCGGGCCTACAAAAAGGTCCTCAAGTACAGCTTTATCATCCCGCTGTTTCTGATCACCATGATAACGATCTTTTTTTCCATGTGGGTAGGGATAAAGATGGCTGCCGAGATCACTATCCCCATTGAACGCATGAAGGAGGGCGCATCGATCATCGCGAAAGGCAAGTTTGACATAAACCTCGAAGAGCGGGGCAAGGACGAGATAGGCACCCTTGTGAGGGCCTTTAACAGCATGGCCAGAGAGCTCCAGATAACGAAAGATGAGATAGAGGAGAAGCGAAGGTACATAGAGGTCATCCTCGACAATGTTGCAACGGGCATTATCTCTACGGACACACGGGGGAATATCCTTCTTCTTAACAGGGCGGCAAGGGCGATACTGGGCATCGAGAGGGATCAATGGGTTGGAACACCGCTCAAGGATATCCTCGGTGATGATTTCAGAGATCTCATGAAGTCCTTTCTGAAAGAGGTCAGGAGGGCAGACAGCGGGAGCATCACAAAAGAGGTGCGGCTCAACCTCAGGAAGGATGTAACCTACATCAGGGCTTCGTTAACGGTTTTGAAAGATGAAGCGAGGAAGGCCGAAGGATTCATCATCGCCTTTGATGATATCACCCATATTGTGCGGGCGGAAAAGCTTGCCACCTGGAGGGAGATCGCGAGGAAACTGACCCATGAGATCAAAAATCCATTGACGCCGATCATCCTTTCTGCCGAGAGGATCAGAAGAAAGTTGCTGGCGCAGTTCACGGGTGAAGAAAAAGAGGTCCTCGATGAAACGACATCGGTTATTATACGGTCCGTGGATGATATCAAAGGGATCGTGAACGAGCTTACCAAACTGACCCACACCTCACAGACAAAGACGTTGGAGGATCTGAATACTATCGTGGAGGAGACCATCGGTCTTTATAGACACCTCTACCAGAATGTTACTTTTCAGTATGAGAACGAAGGGATACCTCCTTTAAGGGTAGACAGGGACGGGATCAAGAGGGCGCTCATCAATCTCATCACCAATTCGGTGAAGGCGATCGATAACAGTCAGGGCACAATCAGCATTCAAACGAGATACTCCGAGGAGAAAAGCGCGGGTATTATAGAGATCACCGATACCGGGAAGGGGGTTCCCGACGAGGACAAAGAGAAGATCTTTGACCCCTATTTTACCAAGGACAAGGAAGGTCAGGGTCTTGGCCTGGCGATAGTCCATTCGATCATACTTGAGCACCACGGGAAGATCCGGGTAGAAGACAATACCCCCAGGGGGACGAGATTCGTCATAGAACTTCCGATCATAGAAACGTAG
- the smpB gene encoding SsrA-binding protein SmpB, with protein MKVICANKKAYHDYHIEEKFEAGIVLTGTEVKALREGKANLKDSYARVKDGEVFLVNAHISPYSCGNIYNHDPKRTRKLLMHGREIDRLVGKVKERGFTLVPLSLYFNKRNMAKMEIALAKGKTLYDKRESIRKKDEKRLTEREGRLK; from the coding sequence ATGAAAGTGATTTGTGCGAACAAGAAGGCATACCACGATTACCACATCGAGGAAAAGTTTGAGGCCGGTATCGTGCTGACAGGGACTGAGGTCAAGGCGCTCCGTGAGGGCAAAGCAAACCTGAAGGATAGCTATGCACGAGTCAAGGATGGTGAGGTCTTTCTTGTCAATGCCCATATAAGCCCGTACTCCTGCGGGAACATCTATAACCATGACCCGAAACGGACACGGAAACTTCTCATGCACGGCAGGGAGATAGACAGGCTTGTAGGAAAGGTGAAGGAAAGGGGTTTCACACTGGTGCCGCTGTCACTGTACTTCAATAAACGCAACATGGCAAAGATGGAGATCGCGCTTGCAAAAGGCAAGACCCTCTACGATAAGAGGGAAAGTATCAGGAAAAAAGATGAAAAAAGGTTAACGGAACGCGAGGGAAGGTTGAAGTGA
- the pgeF gene encoding peptidoglycan editing factor PgeF yields the protein MNFELAYKGDWSYYCIPELETTGILHGFFTRASPSLEPYGKDGKTFLDAFALQRFVIMNQEHGDTIHVIRDGEKAVNGDGIIIIEKNVAGIIKTADCLPVIIAAPGLPMAGIVHAGWRGTARKITLKAVQKMVELGAARESLVVLMGPAVGSCCYEVKEDVYNIFNKEGFPDRVFRKAGGTTYLDMREANRELLRQEGVIKIYDVNLCTYCSNGLFASYRRGERSSRQINFVSLRG from the coding sequence ATGAACTTTGAGCTTGCGTATAAAGGCGACTGGTCATATTACTGCATCCCGGAGCTTGAGACGACAGGTATTTTACACGGTTTTTTCACCAGGGCATCTCCATCGCTTGAACCTTATGGGAAAGACGGAAAGACATTTCTCGATGCCTTTGCATTACAGCGTTTTGTTATAATGAATCAGGAACACGGCGATACGATTCACGTAATCCGGGACGGAGAGAAAGCCGTTAACGGCGACGGCATCATCATCATTGAAAAAAATGTTGCGGGGATTATCAAGACTGCCGATTGTCTCCCCGTCATTATTGCTGCTCCTGGGTTGCCGATGGCCGGCATAGTCCACGCAGGCTGGCGTGGCACTGCCAGGAAGATAACCCTGAAGGCAGTACAAAAAATGGTAGAACTCGGCGCAGCAAGAGAAAGTCTCGTTGTCCTTATGGGTCCCGCTGTCGGTTCATGCTGTTACGAGGTTAAAGAAGATGTATATAACATATTCAATAAAGAGGGGTTCCCGGACAGAGTTTTTCGTAAGGCCGGCGGTACTACCTACCTTGATATGAGGGAGGCAAACAGGGAACTTTTGCGCCAGGAAGGCGTAATAAAGATATATGATGTCAACCTTTGCACGTATTGCAGCAATGGGCTCTTTGCCTCATACAGGCGTGGCGAACGGAGCAGCAGGCAGATAAACTTTGTTTCTCTCAGGGGATAA